The Pseudoalteromonas rubra genome has a segment encoding these proteins:
- the pxpB gene encoding 5-oxoprolinase subunit PxpB — protein MTQEQTYLLGEQAVVLDLNCARLDNEQQNRLFALHRHLQKQARYTDIVVGKTSLTLVLQDHTQCAKWQEALLTLWQALSAEDFQPTTHKIPVIYGGEAGPDLAPLAEQLNLSRQDIVELHSSPTYQVKFLGFLPGFAYLGSVPGQLQVARLSSPRTHVPAGSVAIAEDLSAIYPSASPGGWRLLGNSTTRLFEANAQSPSLFQPGDNVKFVPQKEGLC, from the coding sequence ATGACACAAGAACAGACTTACCTGCTCGGCGAGCAAGCTGTTGTACTCGACCTTAACTGCGCCCGACTGGACAACGAACAACAGAATCGCTTGTTTGCCCTGCATCGTCACCTGCAAAAACAAGCCCGGTACACAGATATTGTAGTTGGAAAGACTTCTCTTACCTTGGTTTTGCAAGACCACACACAGTGCGCCAAATGGCAAGAAGCATTACTCACTCTGTGGCAAGCACTCAGTGCAGAAGACTTTCAACCCACCACACACAAAATCCCGGTTATATATGGAGGGGAAGCTGGCCCAGATCTGGCACCGCTGGCCGAACAGCTAAACTTATCACGACAAGACATCGTCGAACTGCATAGCTCACCGACTTATCAGGTCAAATTTCTGGGCTTTTTACCTGGTTTTGCCTATCTGGGTAGTGTACCCGGGCAGCTGCAGGTTGCCCGTCTCAGCTCACCCAGAACACATGTGCCGGCCGGCTCCGTCGCCATCGCTGAAGATTTAAGTGCGATTTACCCCAGCGCCTCTCCCGGCGGCTGGCGGCTTCTGGGTAACAGCACGACCCGCTTATTCGAAGCCAATGCGCAGTCCCCCAGCTTGTTTCAGCCAGGTGATAACGTCAAATTTGTGCCACAGAAGGAGGGCCTATGCTAG